The DNA region GCGCTGTGACGGGCTTCGGTGCTCGCCGCGGGTAGCCCCCCTCCCCGGCCCTCCCCCCGCTGCGCGGTGGGAGGGAGAACTACAACCCCGTTTCATCCTCCGTGGTCGCGCGCAGCGCGGTGGAAGACTCAGGATGACATCTCTCTCTTTGCACAATCAATCACGGAATCTGGTGATCCAAATCAGTTCGGAATCAGAACGAGGCTCGGCAGTCTGGCATGAGACTGGATCCGGAAAAGCATCAGGCCTCACGCAGAGTCGGCAGAGTCAACAGAGGGGTTCTCTGCTACTCTGCTGACTCTGCGTGAGAAAAGTCTTTTGTCGGACCCGGTGAGAATTCCAGGACCTGGGCCTGAGCGATCCTCCCCAAAGCGGTATCATACCACGTTGCAGAGCATTGTTCTGATTCCGAACAGATCGAAATCACACAGAGACACAGAGGAACAGAGAACCGAAGGGCTTCGTTTTTCTCTGTGCCTCTGTGCCTCTGTGCCTCTGTGTCTCTGTGTCTCTGTGTCTCTGTGTCTCTGTGTGAGATTTTTCAGGACCTATACCCGAACGATCCTCTGCAAACTGGTATCAGGCCGCCTCCGTGCCGGTGGCCCGCGGGAGGGGCGAGTCCAGCGGGCTCGGGGCCCGCCGCCGCGCGGCCGGCTGCATGAGCTGGAGGTACGACTCGGCCACGCGCCGCGGCTGGTGGGCGGCCACGTGCTCGGGCGCGCGGGCCCGGAGCGCCGCCCGCCGGTCGGGATCTGCGAGCAGCGTCTCCAGCGCCGCGGCCAGAGCCGCCGGGTCGCCGTCGGGGACGGCGAGGCCGCAGGGCCCGATCGCCTCGGGGAGCCCCCCCACCGCGCTCCCCACCGCCACGCAGCCGCAGGCGATCCCCTCCAGCGCCACCAGGCCGAAGCCCTCGCTCCCGATCGACGGCACCACCACGACCTGGTGCCGGGCCAGGAGCGCGGCCAGGTCGGCGCCCCGGCGCACGCCGGCGAACGCCACCTGCTCCGCCACCCCCAGCCGGGCGGCCTGCTCCCGCAGGGCGTCTTCCTCGGGCCCGGCGCCCACGATGGTCAGCGCCGGGCGGCGCCCCGCGCGGCGCAGCCGGTCCAGCGCGTCCAGCAGGACGTGCCCTCCCTTCTGCGCGATCAGCCTCCCCACGAACACCAGCTCGCGGTCGCGGGGCACGCCCGGCGGCGCCCGGAAGACGTCGGCCACCGGGTTGGGGATCACCGCCACGCACCCCGGGGTCACGGCCGCCACCGCGCGGCTCACCGCGATCCCGCGGGCGCGACGCGCCGCCACGCGCGCCACCCGGGCCCGGAAGTCGGGCCGCTGGCCCGGCTCGGTGATCGGCATGTGGTGGGTGACGAACCAGGGGCGGCGGTGCGGCAGGAGCGGCCAGAGGCCCCGCAGGTTCAGCCCCGCCTGGTAGTAGACGTCGCACCAGCGGACCTGTCGCAGGATCTCGCGGTACCCCGGGCGCCGGAGCACCGGGAAGCCCAGGTCTTCCGGGCCGGCCGCCGCGGCGCGCGTCACCACCCGCACCTCGTGGCCGAGCGCCACCCATTCCCGGGCCAGCAGCCAGGTGACCTGCTCGGTCCCGCCCACGTTCGGGTGGAAGGTGCGCGCCCAGATCAGAATCTTCATCCGTTGCCGTCGGGGGCCGAGCTCGGTTCGCCGCCGCCCGGGAGAGGGCCGGGCACACGGCGGCGCGCCGCGGCCGCAGGCGCGCGTCCGGTTGACGGATCGCCGCGAAAGTGGGAATATTTCGCCGGCCGGGCGCCCCCGTGTCAAGCACGGGCCGCCGCCGGCCCGGCGCCCACCCTCTCGATGCGGACGCATTGCATGGCAGACCCACGATCGGAAGTGGAGCTCCAGCGGGAGTACTACGCGGCGACCGCGGCGAGCTACGACGAGATGCACCTGGCCGAAGGCGACGAGCACTACTTCGCGCTCTCGTTCATGCTCGCGGTGCTCGACTTCTTCGAGATCCGCTCCGTGCTGGACGTGGGCGCGGGGACCGGCCGCACCGTCAAGTTCATCCGCGAGCGCCGCCCCGACGTCCGCGTGGTGGGCGTGGAGCCGGTGCCGGCGCTGATCGAGGAGGGGCTGCGCAAGGGGCTCTCCGCCGACGAGCTGAGGCAGGGCGACGCCACCCGCCTGCAGTTCGCCGACGGCGAGTTCGACCTGGTGTGCGAGTTCGCCGTGCTGCACCACGTCCCCCGGCCGGAGGTGGCGGTGGCCGAGATGCTGCGGGTGGCGCGCAAGGCCGTCTTCATCTCCGACGCCAACCGCTTCGGCCAGGGCGGGCCGCTGTCGCGGGGCGTCAAGCAGGTCCTGGCCGCGCTCGGGCTGTGGCGCGTGGCCGACCTGGTGAAGACGCGGGGGAAGGGCTACACGCTCTCCGAGGGCGACGGGCTCGCGTACTCGTACTCGGTGTTCGACAACTACCGGCAGATCCGCGCGCAGTGCCGGCGCGTGCACCTGCTCAACACCGTCGACGCGTCGGCCAACCTCTACCGCACCGCCGCGCACGTGGCGCTCCTGGGGGTCAAGTAGCCCGGCGGTCCGGCCGCGCCTCCCGCGCGGCCGCCGAGCGAGTGGCGGGTGGTCCGCGCGGGACCGCCCGCCACTCGCGTGCATCGGGGAGGCGCGCCGGCGGTATGATCCCGGATCGGAA from Longimicrobium sp. includes:
- a CDS encoding glycosyltransferase family 4 protein codes for the protein MKILIWARTFHPNVGGTEQVTWLLAREWVALGHEVRVVTRAAAAGPEDLGFPVLRRPGYREILRQVRWCDVYYQAGLNLRGLWPLLPHRRPWFVTHHMPITEPGQRPDFRARVARVAARRARGIAVSRAVAAVTPGCVAVIPNPVADVFRAPPGVPRDRELVFVGRLIAQKGGHVLLDALDRLRRAGRRPALTIVGAGPEEDALREQAARLGVAEQVAFAGVRRGADLAALLARHQVVVVPSIGSEGFGLVALEGIACGCVAVGSAVGGLPEAIGPCGLAVPDGDPAALAAALETLLADPDRRAALRARAPEHVAAHQPRRVAESYLQLMQPAARRRAPSPLDSPLPRATGTEAA
- a CDS encoding class I SAM-dependent methyltransferase, translated to MADPRSEVELQREYYAATAASYDEMHLAEGDEHYFALSFMLAVLDFFEIRSVLDVGAGTGRTVKFIRERRPDVRVVGVEPVPALIEEGLRKGLSADELRQGDATRLQFADGEFDLVCEFAVLHHVPRPEVAVAEMLRVARKAVFISDANRFGQGGPLSRGVKQVLAALGLWRVADLVKTRGKGYTLSEGDGLAYSYSVFDNYRQIRAQCRRVHLLNTVDASANLYRTAAHVALLGVK